A genomic window from Pecten maximus chromosome 2, xPecMax1.1, whole genome shotgun sequence includes:
- the LOC117321777 gene encoding lysine-specific demethylase 9-like isoform X1 — MSHSHGESSHSRASESPALNPASSDRSLTPTDDANNPVSEVLFCSSAAIFNPKIEKAYRNETNRPPRLATPLRLVTLPEDQPIPQSKPGRAPNTSNPRNPVEGSNMGNIFGSKKKKKKNAQKEDDEEIWKKMGANDSSTSLPPDAKKKNKKKKAKKSKRVESPSPPRGGDGSLKGKDPKRYAMYEPQSNSKDPQTHAVRSRTLPARVDPSEFRKSIGDPMDFRMADDVSPAGSPGYATPETATPPVQKSPGPIYKKINVNRERKTKDRSLPDTPKMNNKDTASQPVDSKTGKVAEMKKQHSVPTPGTGSPRPRGYILPSPPSRPKFYATEPGSASPKLLRVQPQKPVTLNSSSDDSSYSNKDKLAALRANSKPRNMPRSDQAKNNNRKDVHGIHVGDPGQESSQVDQQNRLEAFDIAMQKENEENERNLKREERRKKAAVADMQAAPNLEECQKIKETVVEAVESRITESEKHEVTSGPKVAILSTIPPPEKAVLSHVPPPSPSAMDALCEENEDDDLDDENADDDDDSDNHVTYRRSKEVEEFGGIVCQRLSQLLESQDDGTLKLQFIESNDPSSSLSPASPCMVMSGGSDLDRERMEDAGLGYSSMSPPMETENVYKEKSIPKKLLCVEMTKPSTFSQRLERSSISTRSTQGSNSASDLDGRVNYRDSKSPRSRDFIRDRRENESEISSSEEESSYTSDSEYSSRGYDEKRDHVTSYRENEYSIPWDLHRFPRSASYTSDGLDMSDSDLFYEHEVRNKPDHAQIAHVQRNARHGRKMREQDISDCDDMSDGRWVEYPQEKYQKDSRLNKSRQVSVEELRIEPISVKRQLFALPTHLYENDAKNEIEEPEIKPSFISSENTSSHIPKRGSEMMSDVIDAYTSEEMAVTKRKAPIVPPKRQSTLSEEILIEQPSNPSALDKSLKKIFSQDDEIEERYPELAPLHSLILGVEEGGTPSVEPFFEFRPGQLPTFTRVPLGSRRSLAYSESDLDMSEQRDDISSDNMDADDEDDEEGGIVMLDRRDLDDEEVVYGRTYGDVNRRVEVKVSQKVLNTAFRESDDNDSVFLDEDDSDVGRRKPKKAWAPHKFDIPPPPPEFDLPPPSPQPPPPPSPSPSPQHVAQPPNLDLASTYYAIGPPAQVGGVAFDDARKQMEDIHMQLQTLRDQMVHMEKDTPESPRSKKSQRDQESL, encoded by the exons ATGAGCCATAGTCACGGAGAATCAAGCCATTCCCGCGCTTCCGAATCGCCCGCACTTAACCCAGCCTCAAGCGACCGTAGCCTTACGCCAACTGATGATGCCAACAATCCAGTCAGTGAAGTCCTGTTTTGCAGCTCAGCCGCTATCTTCAATCCTAAAATTGAAAAAGCTTACCGCAATGAAACCAATCGACCACCACGACTTGCCACACCTCTCAGGCTCGTAACGCTTCCAGAGGACCAGCCGATACCCCAGAGCAAACCCGGTCGTGCGCCAAACACTTCCAACCCACGCAACCCCGTCGAAGGAAGCAACATGGGTAACATATTTGGAagcaagaaaaagaaaaagaaaaatgcaCAGAAGGAAGACGATGAGGAGATATGGAAAAAGATGGGCGCGAACGATTCTTCTACTTCGCTGCCACCTGATGcaaagaagaaaaacaagaaaaagaaaGCTAAGAAATCGAAACGTGTGGAATCCCCCTCGCCGCCAAGAGGAGGGGATGGGTCACTCAAAGGGAAGGACCCCAAACGATACGCAATGTACGAGCCGCAGTCAAATTCGAAGGATCCTCAGACACATGCCGTCAGGTCACGCACTCTCCCGGCACGAGTCGATCCTTCGGAATTTCGTAAAAGTATCGGCGATCCAATGGACTTCCGAATGGCAGACGATGTGTCTCCTGCTGGAAGTCCAGGTTATGCGACGCCGGAAACAGCAACACCGCCCGTTCAAAAGTCACCTGGTCCTATCTACAAGAAAATCAACGTCAACCGTGAGAGAAAGACTAAAGACAGAAGCTTACCTGATACGCCGAAAATGAATAACAAAGACACTGCTTCACAACCAGTTGATTCAAAAACCGGTAAAGTAGCAGAAATGAAGAAGCAGCATTCGGTCCCAACTCCAGGAACTGGAAGTCCGAGACCGAGGGGATATATCTTGCCATCCCCACCGAGTCGGCCCAAATTTTATGCGACAGAACCTGGATCAGCGAGTCCAAAATTATTAAGAGTCCAACCACAGAAACCGGTGACGTTGAACTCTAGTAGTGATGACTCCAGTTACTCCAACAAGGACAAATTGGCGGCTCTACGTGCAAATTCCAAACCAAGAAACATGCCTCGTTCAGATCAAGCAAAGAATAACAATAGAAAAGATGTGCATGGCATTCATGTAGGAGACCCCGGCCAGGAAAGTTCGCAGGTCGACCAACAAAACCGATTAGAAGCCTTTGATATTGCTATGCAAAAAGAAAATGAGGAAAATGAACGGAACTTGAAACGAGAAGAACGCCGTAAAAAGGCGGCAGTTGCAGACATGCAAGCTGCACCAAACCTCGAGGAATGTCAAAAGATTAAAGAAACTGTAGTCGAGGCAGTTGAATCTCGTATCACCGAATCAGAGAAACACGAAGTTACATCCGGGCCTAAAGTAGCTATTCTTTCGACTATTCCTCCTCCCGAGAAAGCTGTTTTGTCACATGTACCTCCTCCTAGTCCATCGGCCATGGACGCGTTATGTGAGGAAAATGAAGATGATGATTTGGATGATGAAAATGCCGATGACGATGATGACAGTGACAATCATGTGACGTATAGGAGAAGCAAAGAGGTCGAGGAATTCGGTGGGATTGTTTGTCAACGTCTGTCTCAGTTACTAGAGAGTCAGGATGACGGTACACTTAAGTTACAGTTCATCGAGTCAAATGACCCTTCTTCGTCATTATCGCCAGCTAGTCCATGCATGGTTATGAGTGGCGGAAGTGACCTAGACAGGGAACGAATGGAAGATGCAGGTCTCGGTTATTCAAGTATGTCTCCGCCGATGGAGACAGAAAATGTGTATAAAGAGAAGTCGATTCCAAAAAAACTATTGTGTGTGGAGATGACGAAACCGTCGACTTTCTCTCAAAGACTAGAACGATCCTCCATATCCACCAGATCAACTCAGGGAAGCAATTCAGCATCGGACTTGGATGGGAGGGTCAATTATCGTGATTCGAAATCGCCCAGATCTCGGGATTTTATAAGAGATCGTCGTGAAAATGAAAGTGAAATCAGTTCGTCGGAAGAGGAGAGTTCCTATACCAGTGATTCCGAGTACTCGTCTCGTGGCTATGATGAGAAGCGTGACCACGTGACTAGTTACAGAGAAAATGAATATTCAATACCTTGGGATTTACATCGATTTCCGCGTAGCGCGAGCTATACATCCGACGGTCTCGATATGTCGGACAGTGATCTATTCTATGAACATGAAGTTAGAAATAAACCCGATCATGCTCAAATTGCGCATGTCCAGAGAAATGCTAGACATGGCCGTAAAATGAGAGAGCAAGATATATCGGACTGCGATGACATGTCCGACGGTAGGTGGGTCGAGTATCCgcaagaaaaatatcaaaaggaTTCACGTTTAAACAAAAGTCGGCAGGTTTCCGTAGAGGAGCTCCGAATAGAGCCAATTAGTGTTAAAAGACAACTATTTGCGCTGCCTACGCACTTATATGAAAATGACGCCAAGAACGAAATAGAGGAGCCTGAAATAAAACCGTCCTTCATATCTAGTGAAAATACATCTTCTCATATTCCAAAAAGAGGTTCAGAAATGATGAGTGACGTTATAGATGCATATACATCAGAGGAAATGGCTGTTACGAAACGAAAAGCACCAATTGTGCCTCCGAAACGTCAATCAACGTTAAGTGAGGAGATATTAATAGAACAGCCGTCAAATCCGTCCGCACTCGATAAATcgttaaagaaaatatttagcCAGGATGACGAAATAGAGGAAAGATACCCAGAGTTAGCTCCCCTGCATTCCCTTATATTGGGTGTTGAAGAGGGAGGCACTCCGTCTGTGGAGCCGTTTTTTGAATTTCGACCTGGTCAGCTCCCGACGTTCACCCGCGTACCGTTAGGATCCCGAAGATCTCTCGCTTATTCGGAATCCGATCTAGACATGTCTGAACAGCGAGATGACATCAGCTCCGACAACATGGACGCGGATGACGAAGACGACGAAGAGGGAGGGATAGTGATGCTGGATAGGAGAGATTTGGATGACGAGGAGGTTGTGTACGGAAGGACGTACGGAGATGTAAACAGGCGCGTGGAGGTCAAAGTAAGTCAGAAAGTGTTGAACACTGCATTCCGGGAGAGTGACGATAACGATAGCGTTTTCCTCGACGAGGACGACTCTGATGTCGGCCGACGTAAACCGAAGAAAGCATGGGCGCCGCATAAATTCGACATTCCTCCTCCCCCTCCCGAGTTTGATTTACCACCCCCATCCCCACAACCTCCACCTCCTCCCTCTCCCTCACCTTCACCACAGCACGTGGCCCAACCTCCCAACCTGGATCTGGCCTCCACATACTACGCTATCGGACCACCCGCTCAGGTGGGAGGCGTGGCGTTTGATGATGCTAGAAAACAAATGGAAGACATACATATGCAGTTACAGACTCTCAGAGATCAAATGGTCCACATGGAGAAGGACACCCCGGAGTCACCAAGGTCAAAAAAGTCACAAAG AGATCAAGAGTCATTATAG
- the LOC117321777 gene encoding lysine-specific demethylase 9-like isoform X2, with the protein MSHSHGESSHSRASESPALNPASSDRSLTPTDDANNPVSEVLFCSSAAIFNPKIEKAYRNETNRPPRLATPLRLVTLPEDQPIPQSKPGRAPNTSNPRNPVEGSNMGNIFGSKKKKKKNAQKEDDEEIWKKMGANDSSTSLPPDAKKKNKKKKAKKSKRVESPSPPRGGDGSLKGKDPKRYAMYEPQSNSKDPQTHAVRSRTLPARVDPSEFRKSIGDPMDFRMADDVSPAGSPGYATPETATPPVQKSPGPIYKKINVNRERKTKDRSLPDTPKMNNKDTASQPVDSKTGKVAEMKKQHSVPTPGTGSPRPRGYILPSPPSRPKFYATEPGSASPKLLRVQPQKPVTLNSSSDDSSYSNKDKLAALRANSKPRNMPRSDQAKNNNRKDVHGIHVGDPGQESSQVDQQNRLEAFDIAMQKENEENERNLKREERRKKAAVADMQAAPNLEECQKIKETVVEAVESRITESEKHEVTSGPKVAILSTIPPPEKAVLSHVPPPSPSAMDALCEENEDDDLDDENADDDDDSDNHVTYRRSKEVEEFGGIVCQRLSQLLESQDDGTLKLQFIESNDPSSSLSPASPCMVMSGGSDLDRERMEDAGLGYSSMSPPMETENVYKEKSIPKKLLCVEMTKPSTFSQRLERSSISTRSTQGSNSASDLDGRVNYRDSKSPRSRDFIRDRRENESEISSSEEESSYTSDSEYSSRGYDEKRDHVTSYRENEYSIPWDLHRFPRSASYTSDGLDMSDSDLFYEHEVRNKPDHAQIAHVQRNARHGRKMREQDISDCDDMSDGRWVEYPQEKYQKDSRLNKSRQVSVEELRIEPISVKRQLFALPTHLYENDAKNEIEEPEIKPSFISSENTSSHIPKRGSEMMSDVIDAYTSEEMAVTKRKAPIVPPKRQSTLSEEILIEQPSNPSALDKSLKKIFSQDDEIEERYPELAPLHSLILGVEEGGTPSVEPFFEFRPGQLPTFTRVPLGSRRSLAYSESDLDMSEQRDDISSDNMDADDEDDEEGGIVMLDRRDLDDEEVVYGRTYGDVNRRVEVKRSRVIIEQEASEGEDSVFI; encoded by the exons ATGAGCCATAGTCACGGAGAATCAAGCCATTCCCGCGCTTCCGAATCGCCCGCACTTAACCCAGCCTCAAGCGACCGTAGCCTTACGCCAACTGATGATGCCAACAATCCAGTCAGTGAAGTCCTGTTTTGCAGCTCAGCCGCTATCTTCAATCCTAAAATTGAAAAAGCTTACCGCAATGAAACCAATCGACCACCACGACTTGCCACACCTCTCAGGCTCGTAACGCTTCCAGAGGACCAGCCGATACCCCAGAGCAAACCCGGTCGTGCGCCAAACACTTCCAACCCACGCAACCCCGTCGAAGGAAGCAACATGGGTAACATATTTGGAagcaagaaaaagaaaaagaaaaatgcaCAGAAGGAAGACGATGAGGAGATATGGAAAAAGATGGGCGCGAACGATTCTTCTACTTCGCTGCCACCTGATGcaaagaagaaaaacaagaaaaagaaaGCTAAGAAATCGAAACGTGTGGAATCCCCCTCGCCGCCAAGAGGAGGGGATGGGTCACTCAAAGGGAAGGACCCCAAACGATACGCAATGTACGAGCCGCAGTCAAATTCGAAGGATCCTCAGACACATGCCGTCAGGTCACGCACTCTCCCGGCACGAGTCGATCCTTCGGAATTTCGTAAAAGTATCGGCGATCCAATGGACTTCCGAATGGCAGACGATGTGTCTCCTGCTGGAAGTCCAGGTTATGCGACGCCGGAAACAGCAACACCGCCCGTTCAAAAGTCACCTGGTCCTATCTACAAGAAAATCAACGTCAACCGTGAGAGAAAGACTAAAGACAGAAGCTTACCTGATACGCCGAAAATGAATAACAAAGACACTGCTTCACAACCAGTTGATTCAAAAACCGGTAAAGTAGCAGAAATGAAGAAGCAGCATTCGGTCCCAACTCCAGGAACTGGAAGTCCGAGACCGAGGGGATATATCTTGCCATCCCCACCGAGTCGGCCCAAATTTTATGCGACAGAACCTGGATCAGCGAGTCCAAAATTATTAAGAGTCCAACCACAGAAACCGGTGACGTTGAACTCTAGTAGTGATGACTCCAGTTACTCCAACAAGGACAAATTGGCGGCTCTACGTGCAAATTCCAAACCAAGAAACATGCCTCGTTCAGATCAAGCAAAGAATAACAATAGAAAAGATGTGCATGGCATTCATGTAGGAGACCCCGGCCAGGAAAGTTCGCAGGTCGACCAACAAAACCGATTAGAAGCCTTTGATATTGCTATGCAAAAAGAAAATGAGGAAAATGAACGGAACTTGAAACGAGAAGAACGCCGTAAAAAGGCGGCAGTTGCAGACATGCAAGCTGCACCAAACCTCGAGGAATGTCAAAAGATTAAAGAAACTGTAGTCGAGGCAGTTGAATCTCGTATCACCGAATCAGAGAAACACGAAGTTACATCCGGGCCTAAAGTAGCTATTCTTTCGACTATTCCTCCTCCCGAGAAAGCTGTTTTGTCACATGTACCTCCTCCTAGTCCATCGGCCATGGACGCGTTATGTGAGGAAAATGAAGATGATGATTTGGATGATGAAAATGCCGATGACGATGATGACAGTGACAATCATGTGACGTATAGGAGAAGCAAAGAGGTCGAGGAATTCGGTGGGATTGTTTGTCAACGTCTGTCTCAGTTACTAGAGAGTCAGGATGACGGTACACTTAAGTTACAGTTCATCGAGTCAAATGACCCTTCTTCGTCATTATCGCCAGCTAGTCCATGCATGGTTATGAGTGGCGGAAGTGACCTAGACAGGGAACGAATGGAAGATGCAGGTCTCGGTTATTCAAGTATGTCTCCGCCGATGGAGACAGAAAATGTGTATAAAGAGAAGTCGATTCCAAAAAAACTATTGTGTGTGGAGATGACGAAACCGTCGACTTTCTCTCAAAGACTAGAACGATCCTCCATATCCACCAGATCAACTCAGGGAAGCAATTCAGCATCGGACTTGGATGGGAGGGTCAATTATCGTGATTCGAAATCGCCCAGATCTCGGGATTTTATAAGAGATCGTCGTGAAAATGAAAGTGAAATCAGTTCGTCGGAAGAGGAGAGTTCCTATACCAGTGATTCCGAGTACTCGTCTCGTGGCTATGATGAGAAGCGTGACCACGTGACTAGTTACAGAGAAAATGAATATTCAATACCTTGGGATTTACATCGATTTCCGCGTAGCGCGAGCTATACATCCGACGGTCTCGATATGTCGGACAGTGATCTATTCTATGAACATGAAGTTAGAAATAAACCCGATCATGCTCAAATTGCGCATGTCCAGAGAAATGCTAGACATGGCCGTAAAATGAGAGAGCAAGATATATCGGACTGCGATGACATGTCCGACGGTAGGTGGGTCGAGTATCCgcaagaaaaatatcaaaaggaTTCACGTTTAAACAAAAGTCGGCAGGTTTCCGTAGAGGAGCTCCGAATAGAGCCAATTAGTGTTAAAAGACAACTATTTGCGCTGCCTACGCACTTATATGAAAATGACGCCAAGAACGAAATAGAGGAGCCTGAAATAAAACCGTCCTTCATATCTAGTGAAAATACATCTTCTCATATTCCAAAAAGAGGTTCAGAAATGATGAGTGACGTTATAGATGCATATACATCAGAGGAAATGGCTGTTACGAAACGAAAAGCACCAATTGTGCCTCCGAAACGTCAATCAACGTTAAGTGAGGAGATATTAATAGAACAGCCGTCAAATCCGTCCGCACTCGATAAATcgttaaagaaaatatttagcCAGGATGACGAAATAGAGGAAAGATACCCAGAGTTAGCTCCCCTGCATTCCCTTATATTGGGTGTTGAAGAGGGAGGCACTCCGTCTGTGGAGCCGTTTTTTGAATTTCGACCTGGTCAGCTCCCGACGTTCACCCGCGTACCGTTAGGATCCCGAAGATCTCTCGCTTATTCGGAATCCGATCTAGACATGTCTGAACAGCGAGATGACATCAGCTCCGACAACATGGACGCGGATGACGAAGACGACGAAGAGGGAGGGATAGTGATGCTGGATAGGAGAGATTTGGATGACGAGGAGGTTGTGTACGGAAGGACGTACGGAGATGTAAACAGGCGCGTGGAGGTCAAA AGATCAAGAGTCATTATAGAACAAGAGGCCAGCGAAGGGGAGGATTCTGTTTTTATATAA